Within the Bacillus marinisedimentorum genome, the region GCGGACAGGTTTTTATCTTCTTTGGCTGCCTGTATGGAGGGCAATTCAGGGACAGGTTTCTTCTTAAAAGAATCAAGAATCCCGATGTCGTTGTTTTTTACATTTGCCACATAGAACATCTCGTCTGTTTTCACGGCAACATGCCATTGAGACCACCGGAATGTTGGCGAGATGAGGATTTCCACCGCATCAGGGATTTTCTGTTTGACAGTCTGTTTCACCTTCATTCGTGCGTACGTTCGCCATAAGTAATACACAAAAATGACGCCGTACATGATGAGGAAGGTATAACCCGGATCATAGCCATACCGCCAGATGATGATGCCGATAATATGAATGAAGAAAATAAACGGGTCAAACGTATTGATAATGCCGAGTGCGACCCATTTCCGGCTGAGCGGCCGAATAGCCTGCGTTCCGTAAGCATTGAAAATATCAACAAATACATGCAGGAATACAGCCAAAAATGTCCATAGCCATAAATGCAGTAAATTCGTTTCTGGAATAAATGCGTATATAGAGAAGCTGATAAGAAGAGGCCACAGCAAGACAGCGGGGATAGAATGGGTGATGCCCCTGTGATTGCGAAGATATGCAGCGTTATTTACGAGTTTTAAAACGGTATCCAAATCAGGTGCCTGTGATCCAAGAATCGTTCCGATCAATACAGTTTGCGCAGTTACCGGATCACTGGCAACCACGGGATCTAATGTAGCAAGCCCGCCCAGTGCGATTCCCATCACAAAATGGGTGCCAGTATCCATGCATGTCAGCCTCCTTACCTGGACAAGTATATGATTCCGTATATGTTAAGTATAGCACTGTCCTCATTATTCATTCTAATGAAAATACTGTAAAATGTTAAAAACATCCGAACTCATGCCGGGCCTCTCAAGAGATGCCTTTTTAACCTTAACGAACTAGTGCATGAGCCAACTGATATGGCTCGTTTTAAAAAGCCATTTGTAAAGATTCTTTTCCCGAAAGCAGTCTTTTTATAACACAAAATTCCATTATGGAGGAACAATATTGTCACAAGAAATGTTTGTTTTACCTGAGTCATTTAATGCCGGGCAGTTTCAGAATGATTTAATCGAATGGTTCAAACGGGAACAAAGACAGCTGCCGTGGCGGGAAAACCGGGACCCATACCGGGTCTGGGTCTCGGAAATCATGCTGCAGCAGACACGGGTCGATACTGTCATTCCTTATTTTCTCCGGTTCATGGAAAAATTCCCGACACCCGCTGCTCTTGCACAGGCTGAAGAGGAAGAAGTCCTGAAAGCATGGGAGGGGCTCGGTTATTATTCAAGAGCCCGAAACCTCCAGAGTGCCGTACGGGAAGTGATGGAACAATATGGCGGGAATGTGCCGGACGATCCCCGTAAAATTTCTTCCTTAAAAGGGGTTGGACCTTATACAGCAGGTGCCATTTCAAGCATTGCATTCCAGAAGCCTGAACCGGCAGTTGACGGCAATGTCATGAGGGTTATGTCGAGAGTGCTGTCCATCTGGGATGACATCGCCAGGCCAAAAACAAGGAAGCTGTTCGAGGAAGCAATCAGATCTGTTATTTCAAAGGAAGATCCATCCGCTTTCAACCAGGGCATCATGGAGTTGGGCGCACTTGTCTGTACACCTAAGTCGCCCAGCTGCCTGCTTTGCCCGGTGAGAGAACATTGCAGGGCATTTCATGAAGGTGTCCAGCATGAATTGCCGGTTAAAAGCAAGAAAAAAGAACCGCGTCCGCTTGAGATGGGGGCTGCGGTCATCTGGAATGATAAGGGTGAAGTATTAATCCATAAGCGGCCGGCAAAAGGACTGCTGGCAAACTTATGGGAATTCCCTAATCATGAAACACAGCCTTCGGAAGTGATCCAGCAGGAACAGCTCACTTCATACTTAATTGATGATTATGGTGTTGAGCCAGGCGCTCTTGAATATAAAACAGCGATCAAGCATGTGTTTTCGCATCTTGTCTGGCATATTTCGGTTTATGAAGGAACTTCTGCAGAAGGCGTCCTGAAGGAAGCTGCAGATGCGAAGTGGGTTTCCAGACAGGACATCACAAATTTTCCGTTTCCGGTTTCGCATCAAAAAATAATGAAAGCTCTTGTGCTGAAGGAGGATGAAAATGGACTTACATCTTAACGGCAAAGCGGTACTCGTTACGGGCGGATCAAAAGGAATCGGCAAAGCGATTGCAAGACGGTTTGCGGAAGAAGGGGCAGCTGTCGGGATTTGTGCTCGAGACGAACAAGAATTGAAGACGGCAAGTGAGGAAATCGGGGCTGAGGCCTATTTTGCCGGTGATCTTACTGACAAAGCAGTGAGGGAAGATGTTTTCAACAGCTTCGTTTCAAGGTTCGGCAAAATTGATATACTGGTAAATAACGCTGGCGGCAGCAACGGCGGAACGGCAATGGAAACAGATGTGGAATTGTTTGAAGAAGCGATCCAGTTGAACTTCCTGCAGGCCGTCCACTTAAGCAAACTTGCGGCCGCTGAGATGAAAAGACAAAAAACAGGAGCAATCGTGAATATCACATCGATTTTCGGCCGTGAATCGGGAGGGAAGCCGACTTACAATGCTTCAAAAGCAGCAATGATCAGTTTCACAAAAGCATTCGCTGATGAATGCATTCCATTCGGAGTGCGCGTCAACGGCATCGCACCCGGTTCGATTTTGCATCCGACAGGAAACTGGCAAAAGCGCCTGGATGAAAATCCGGAAAAAATAAATCGATTTGTCGAAGAGCAAATTCCGGCCGGCCGATTCGGCACCGCCGATGAAATTGCAGACGTCGCCGTATTCCTGGCCTCACGCCGTGCCTCCTGGGTCATTGGCGCAACACTGAACACAGACGGCGGCCAATCGAAAATGAACTTTTAAAAAAAGAAAATGCCAGGCAATTGCCTGGCATTGGTCAATCACTGATGATCTCTGTTCCGGAGGTCCATGTGGCTTCATTACGCTGAAAACCGCCGCGGCGCTCGATTTCCTTTACAATTTCACGCTGGATTGAGGCGCCTTCCTGATTCAGGTAAGGGACGACCTGCTGAAGGTTGCGGTGAAAATGAGCCAATTCGCTGTCACGCCATTCTGTTTTGGAAATCATCGAAAGTTCTGTCATGTCACGGCCTACATACATGGATTGTTGCTCCTTTCGTATCATCATAGAGCTATAGCAGGACGAACACTATTATTTTTCACCCGCCGGATGATGCTTATTCGGCAAAAACAATTAAAGGGGGCTGAAATCATTGGAAAGAAAAGTGGCACTTGTTACAGGAAGCAGCCGCGGAATCGGGAGGGAAACAGCGATTGCTCTCGCCCGTGAGGGGTATGATATTGCCGTTAACTACGCACGCAGTAAAAGCGGTGCCGAAGAAACGGCCAAAATGATTGAAGAACTTGGCCGGAAAGCGGTCATTGTCAAAGCCAATGTCGGCAATCCGGAGAAAATCAAAAAGATGTACGAAAAGATTGATGAAGAATTCGGACGCCTTGACGTACTGGTCAATAATGCGGCATCTGGTGTGCTCAAACCGGCAGTTGAATTAGAGGAGTCTCACTGGGACTGGACGATGGACATCAACAGTAAAGGACTCTTATTCAATGCCCAGGAAGCTGCCCGCAGAATGGAAAAAACGGGCGGCGGAAAAATTGTCAGCCTCAGTTCGCTTGGATCGATCCGGTACCTGGAGAATTACACGGCTGTCGGAGTATCAAAAGCGGCCGTGGAAGCATTGACCCGTTACCTTGCAGTCGAATTGGCGCCGAAAAACATCGCGGTGAATGCCGTATCCGGCGGTGCGGTTGATACGGATGCATTGAAACATTTCCCGAACCGTGAAGAAGTCCTCGCGGATGCCGCAAGCCAGACACCGGCCGGCCGGATTGTGACACCGGGAGACCTGGTACATACAATCCTGTTTTTGCTGTCGCCGCAAGCCGATATGATCCGCGGTCAGACAATCATCGTTGACGGCGGAAGGTCACTGCTTTTATAAACTACCCGGCAAAGTGCATGAATGCTGGGATTTTTACAAGTTATTACAGTAAAAAAATTCACTCGAAATCCAATTTTTTTCTTGCGTATAACAACCCTTCGCTCAGGTTAAATTAACCTCTGTGGAGGTGATACTGATGAACAGAAAGCCAAACAAAACTAACGCACAAGAAGTTAGGCAGCAGAATGCTCAGTCTGCTCGTGCCGGCCAACAACAGCAGCAACAACAGTTCGGCGCTGAGTTTGCAAGCGAGACGAACGCTCAGGAAGTTCGTAAGCAAAACCAGCAAGCTGAGTCTAAAAAGCAGCAAAATTCTGCTGGCGCACAGCGCCCACAACAGTAATCAGCACCCGAAGCACACTCCTTATCCGTATAGGATAGGGAGTGTGCTTTTTTCAGGGTATGATTTGGCAACAGGGGATATTGTTGTTTTTTGATTTGGAGATGGGTGAAAATAAAGGTGCAGAACCTCAATTCAGTCCCTGTAAATAGGCTCGCGTGCCTGTAATGGTGGTTTCTCTCTTATTATAAGCACGAGAAGCGTCCGCCCGTGCCTATAAAGGTGTAGTCCCTCTTATTATAAGCACGAGAAGCGTCCGCCCGTGCCTGTAAAGCTGTAGTTCCTCTGATTATAAGCGCGAGAAGCGTCCGCCCGTGCCTATAAAGGTGTAGTTCTTCTGATTATAAGCACGAGAAGCGTCCGCCCGTGCCTGTAAAGGTGTAGTCCCTCTGATTATAAGCACGAGAAGCGTCCGCCCGTGCCTGTAAAGGTGTAGTCCCTCTGATTATAGGCATGAGAAGTGTCCGCCCGTGCCTGTAATGGTGTACACCCTCTGATTATAGGCACGTACAAGACGGTCCACCATGCCTGTTACGCTGTACAGTAAGCACGGGAAATAATGCTCTGATCCTTATAGTTATCGAAAATATGGTCACCAGGCAACTGCTTTTCTGGACGTAAGTTTGAACCTCTGAGTAAGGCCCTGGACCTGTAAACGGAGATATCCTGTTTCCTGAAAAAGGCCTCGTTGCCCCGCAAATAGGAGGCAACAAGACAAAAACTGTTGAATATGCATATCACTTTCAAGTCCAGCAGGATTATGTGCATACTAAATCATATAAAGATAAACCCAAATGAAGGGGAGAGATTCAGATGTGCGGGCGTTTTACATTATCAGCGAGTGCCGAAATGCTGTCAGATCGTTTCGAAGTGCCGAATATGAAGGAATTGAGTATCGAGCCAGCCTATAATATTGCACCTTCACAACCAATCCTTTCCATCATCCATGATGGGGCGAAAAGACGGGCAGGATTCTTGAAATGGGGATTGGTGCCCTCCTGGTCAAAGGATCCAAAAATCGGAAATAAGATGATAAACGCCAGAGTTGAAACTGCATCGGAAAAGCCGGCTTTTCGCAATGCATTCAAACGGCGGCGCTGCCTGATCATCGCTGATGGTTTTTATGAATGGCAGAAAACCGGCGATAAAAAGATTCCGATGAGAATTCAGCTGGAAAGCGGAGCACCTTTTGCATTTGCAGGACTATGGGAGAAGTGGGAACGGGAAGAAGGGGAAGCGCTCTACACTTGCACAATTCTGACAAGAGCTGCCAATGAGTTCATGGAGCCGATTCATTCCAGGATGCCTGTCATATTATCCGGGCAGGCTGAACATGAATGGCTTGATCCGAACATACAGGATCCCCGCTATTTAGAGCATTTGCTTGATATCTATCCCGAAGAAAACCTGGAAGCTTATGAAGTATCTGACCTGGTCAATTCTCCGCAAAATGATACGCCGCAGTGCATCCGGCCCATTTGACAAAACTTCTTAAAAATCAGCAGATAAAGTCAAAGGGAGCACGAGCGTTTTTACCGAAAATACTTTTGAACGAAGGGGGACAGTCCAAAGACCAGGAGGGTAAAGTGAATGGGCGACTTTTCCAGTAATTTGGCGCTTCAAATGGAAATTATTGATAAACTGCTTTGTCTGCAGGGAGAGGTTGAGAGCTGCAGCGAAGAAATGAAGAGGCTGCTGTGCGTAAAGGATGATATGAGGCGTGCCGGACGAATTTGTGAAAGCACGGAAGCAAGGCTGGATACGGTATGTAAAGATCTCGAAAATAAAAAAAATGAGCTGCAGAGGCTGCAGGAGTTATTTGAAAAGCAGACGAACCTTGTGATCAGTTCCTTTTAACCGGAATGAATAGGAGAAAAGGGTAAGAAACCAGCGGTCACAGGGTTGCCGCCGGAAGAGTTCGGAATCCCTTTTACAATGGTTTAACAGCTGTGCTTTTAGGGGAGAGTCAAATGGAGTCTCTTTCCTGTCAAGTAACTCTTTTGTTTCCAAATGGAAAAAGTAACGTTATAATGAATAGATGAGAATCGCAAGCAAAGCTTGAATAAGCAGCCGGAAACGCTAGGAAGGGAGAAGAACATGAAGCTTCCCGGACCAGGAGAAAACATACAAATACATAGTTATAAACATAACGGCCAACATCACCGTACCTGGGAAGAGACGACCTTGCTCAAACGCACCGGCAATGTTGTCATCGGCGCCAATGACCGCACGATTGTAACGGAATCTGACGGAAGGTCATGGCTGACAAGAGAGCCGGCAATCTGCTTCTTTCATGCCCGCCAGTGGTTTAACATCATTGCCATGCTGAGACAGGACGGTGTCTATTATTACTGTAATATCAGCTCTCCTTTTACAATAGATGAGGAAGGGCTGAAATACATCGACTATGACCTTGATGTCAAGGTCTTCCCTGACAGGACATATATCCTGCTGGATGAAGATGAATACGAGAAACATAAACGAGAAATGAATTACCCATCTGTTATCGATGCGATCCTTAAGCAGAATGTGAAAGATTTGATTGGCTGGATCCGCCAGAGAAAAGGGCCGTTCGACCCGGTTTTCATCGATACATGGTATGAACGGTTTCTTACATACCGTTCCTGAACCTGTTGGTTTTCAACAGGTTTTTTCAATAGTCCCAAAATCACACCCCGGCGGCAGGCAGCGCCTGGAGAGAATCAAGAACCAAAATTCCCTGCACGATACGAGGCACAGATTACATCGAGGTGGTTGTTCTGGATAGTGTAAAACGTTATCTTGCTTTTGTTAAACCGTATAAGTGGCAAATCATCATCACAGTCATTGTAGGACTGGTTAAATTCAGCATCCCTCTTTTGATGCCCCTTCTGCTGAAATATGTCATTGATGACATTGTCGGAGCGACGCAAGTGCCGGCAGATGAACGATTGACCAAACTTTGGACGATAATGGGCATCGCGTTTGTCGTCTTTGTCATTTTTCGCCCGCCAATCGAATACTACCGCCAATATTACGCCCAGTGGACAGGCAGCAAAATTCTTTATGATATAAGGGACCATTTGTTTACCCATATTCAAAAACTGAGTTTGAAATATTATTCCAATGTAAAAACAGGTGAAATTATTTCAAGGGTTATCCACGATGTGGAGCAGACGAAGTCGTTTGTCATTACCGGCTTGATGAACCTCTGGCTGGATGTGGCAACAATCGGCATCGCTATTGCCATTATGCTTTCCATGGACATCAAGCTTACGATTGCCGCCATTATTTTATTTCCTTTATACGGTTTTTCAATCAAGCATTTCTATGGAAGGCTGCGCAGTTTGACAAGGCAGCGTTCCCAGGCGCTTGCCCAGGTGCAGGGCCATCTTCATGAACGTGTCCAGGGGATGCCTGTAATCAGGAGTTTTGCACTTGAGGACTATGAACAGGAACAGTTTGACCGGCAAAACAGCAATTTTCTTGATAAGGCGCTTACGCATACAAGCTGGAATGCCATGACATATGCCGTCATCAATACAATTACGGATATCGCCCCGCTTATCGTGCTGGCTTACGCCGGGTACCAGGCGGTGACAGGGGCTGTTACAATCGGAACGCTCGTTGC harbors:
- a CDS encoding metal-dependent hydrolase, which gives rise to MDTGTHFVMGIALGGLATLDPVVASDPVTAQTVLIGTILGSQAPDLDTVLKLVNNAAYLRNHRGITHSIPAVLLWPLLISFSIYAFIPETNLLHLWLWTFLAVFLHVFVDIFNAYGTQAIRPLSRKWVALGIINTFDPFIFFIHIIGIIIWRYGYDPGYTFLIMYGVIFVYYLWRTYARMKVKQTVKQKIPDAVEILISPTFRWSQWHVAVKTDEMFYVANVKNNDIGILDSFKKKPVPELPSIQAAKEDKNLSAFLSFSPVYRWVVREYDDFIEVKFIDLRYWSKGHYPFVAVVQLSHTMDIQSSYTGWVFSEEKLRKKLDLVPG
- the mutY gene encoding A/G-specific adenine glycosylase, which produces MFVLPESFNAGQFQNDLIEWFKREQRQLPWRENRDPYRVWVSEIMLQQTRVDTVIPYFLRFMEKFPTPAALAQAEEEEVLKAWEGLGYYSRARNLQSAVREVMEQYGGNVPDDPRKISSLKGVGPYTAGAISSIAFQKPEPAVDGNVMRVMSRVLSIWDDIARPKTRKLFEEAIRSVISKEDPSAFNQGIMELGALVCTPKSPSCLLCPVREHCRAFHEGVQHELPVKSKKKEPRPLEMGAAVIWNDKGEVLIHKRPAKGLLANLWEFPNHETQPSEVIQQEQLTSYLIDDYGVEPGALEYKTAIKHVFSHLVWHISVYEGTSAEGVLKEAADAKWVSRQDITNFPFPVSHQKIMKALVLKEDENGLTS
- a CDS encoding SDR family NAD(P)-dependent oxidoreductase translates to MDLHLNGKAVLVTGGSKGIGKAIARRFAEEGAAVGICARDEQELKTASEEIGAEAYFAGDLTDKAVREDVFNSFVSRFGKIDILVNNAGGSNGGTAMETDVELFEEAIQLNFLQAVHLSKLAAAEMKRQKTGAIVNITSIFGRESGGKPTYNASKAAMISFTKAFADECIPFGVRVNGIAPGSILHPTGNWQKRLDENPEKINRFVEEQIPAGRFGTADEIADVAVFLASRRASWVIGATLNTDGGQSKMNF
- the fabL gene encoding enoyl-[acyl-carrier-protein] reductase FabL, whose product is MERKVALVTGSSRGIGRETAIALAREGYDIAVNYARSKSGAEETAKMIEELGRKAVIVKANVGNPEKIKKMYEKIDEEFGRLDVLVNNAASGVLKPAVELEESHWDWTMDINSKGLLFNAQEAARRMEKTGGGKIVSLSSLGSIRYLENYTAVGVSKAAVEALTRYLAVELAPKNIAVNAVSGGAVDTDALKHFPNREEVLADAASQTPAGRIVTPGDLVHTILFLLSPQADMIRGQTIIVDGGRSLLL
- a CDS encoding gamma-type small acid-soluble spore protein, with translation MNRKPNKTNAQEVRQQNAQSARAGQQQQQQQFGAEFASETNAQEVRKQNQQAESKKQQNSAGAQRPQQ
- a CDS encoding SOS response-associated peptidase; translation: MCGRFTLSASAEMLSDRFEVPNMKELSIEPAYNIAPSQPILSIIHDGAKRRAGFLKWGLVPSWSKDPKIGNKMINARVETASEKPAFRNAFKRRRCLIIADGFYEWQKTGDKKIPMRIQLESGAPFAFAGLWEKWEREEGEALYTCTILTRAANEFMEPIHSRMPVILSGQAEHEWLDPNIQDPRYLEHLLDIYPEENLEAYEVSDLVNSPQNDTPQCIRPI
- a CDS encoding YgaB family protein; translation: MGDFSSNLALQMEIIDKLLCLQGEVESCSEEMKRLLCVKDDMRRAGRICESTEARLDTVCKDLENKKNELQRLQELFEKQTNLVISSF
- the ntdP gene encoding nucleoside tri-diphosphate phosphatase, translating into MKLPGPGENIQIHSYKHNGQHHRTWEETTLLKRTGNVVIGANDRTIVTESDGRSWLTREPAICFFHARQWFNIIAMLRQDGVYYYCNISSPFTIDEEGLKYIDYDLDVKVFPDRTYILLDEDEYEKHKREMNYPSVIDAILKQNVKDLIGWIRQRKGPFDPVFIDTWYERFLTYRS